One window of Medicago truncatula cultivar Jemalong A17 chromosome 2, MtrunA17r5.0-ANR, whole genome shotgun sequence genomic DNA carries:
- the LOC11440819 gene encoding serine carboxypeptidase-like 12 isoform X1 yields MTKFSSTYGKILLSVFLLLSNISFQVATCGSIVKFLPGFQGPLPFVLETGYVGVGEKEDVQVFYYFIESEKNPKDDPLILWLTGGPGCSALSGLMLEIGPLEFKKEEYNGSLPNLILKPHSWTKVSSIIFVDLPVSTGFTYATTEESGAKRSDWILVHQTYQFLRKWLVDHPKFQSNEVYIAGDSYSGIPIPVVVQEIAQGNEKGVQPWINLQGYILGNGVTTRKERNYAIPFAHGMGLISDELYESLQKNCNGDYVNAETRNVLCSKDINSFSELTSGLNTAHILDPLCEWRDDNEKSPRRSLIKNYFSKFLNINLKLPPLSCRSYSYFLMGFWANDDNVRKALHIRKGSIGKWHRCTYNIRHNADIPNSYDYHVNLSRKGIRSLIYNGDHDMTVPFLATQAWIRSLNYSIVDDWRQWYTDDQVAGYTRTYSNQMTFATVKGGGHTAPEFRPKECFDMFSRWISKRAL; encoded by the exons ATGACAAAGTTTAGTTCAACTTATGGgaaaattcttctttctgtttttcttttacTATCAAATATTTCCTTTCAAGTTGCAACATGTGGCTCTATAGTAAAGTTTCTTCCTGGATTTCAAGGACCCCTTCCTTTTGTGCTTGAAACCGG gTATGTGGGAGTGGGTGAGAAGGAGGATGTGCAAGTGTTCTACTATTTCATTGAATCAGAGAAGAATCCAAAGGATGATCCTCTCATACTTTGGCTAACTGGTGGACCTGGTTGCTCTGCTTTGTCTGGTCTTATGCTTGAAATTG GTCCACTTGAGTTTAAAAAGGAGGAATACAATGGGAGCCTGCCTAATCTGATCTTGAAGCCACATTCCTGGACAAAG GTGAGTAGTATTATATTTGTAGATTTGCCGGTTTCCACAGGCTTCACTTATGCCACAACAGAAGAATCTGGTGCTAAACGAAGCGACTGGATATTAGTTCACCAAACTTATCAATTTTTAAGGAAG TGGTTGGTTGATCATCCAAAGTTTCAATCAAACGAAGTTTACATTGCTGGTGATTCATACTCTGGCATTCCTATTCCTGTCGTTGTTCAAGAAATTGCACAAG GAAATGAAAAAGGGGTCCAACCATGGATAAATCTCCAG GGTTACATATTGGGGAATGGTGTAACAACTAGAAAGGAAAGAAACTATGCGATCCCATTTGCTCATGGAATGGGACTCATATCTGATGAACTATATGAG TCACTGCAAAAAAATTGTAACGGAGACTATGTAAATGCAGAGACCAGAAATGTTTTATGTTCCAAAGATATCAATTCATTCAGTGAg CTCACATCAGGACTTAATACAGCACATATTTTAGACCCACTATGTGAGTGGCGTGACGATAATGAAAAATCTCCGAGGAGATCTCTAATTAAGAATTATTTCTCCAAGTTCCTCAATATAAATCTCAAATTGCCACCCTTAAGTTGTCGA AGTTATTCATATTTCCTTATGGGTTTCTGGGCTAATGATGATAATGTTCGCAAAGCACTACACATACGTAAG GGAAGTATTGGAAAATGGCATCGTTGCACCTACAATATACGTCATAATGCTGATATCCCTAACAGCTATGATTATCATGTAAATCTCAGTAGAAAAGGCATTCGTTCACTAATTTACAA CGGCGATCATGACATGACAGTTCCATTCTTGGCAACACAAGCATGGATAAGATCTTTAAACTATTCCATTGTTGATGATTGGAGACAGTGGTATACAGATGACCAAGTTGCAGG ATACACAAGGACTTACTCCAATCAGATGACATTTGCAACTGTGAAG GGTGGAGGACACACAGCTCCGGAGTTCCGGCCTAAAGAATGTTTTGACATGTTTAGTAGGTGGATATCTAAGAGAGCTTTGTag
- the LOC11445861 gene encoding putative ubiquitin-conjugating enzyme E2 38 has translation MDLMRAVIIGADGTPYHDGLFFFDLYLPGGFPNVPPEVYFHNQHASSKLNPISGAYGSLCLSLLNTWDGKKNERWRPHVSTILQVLVSIQGLVLTEEPFFNLPSGYVHGLEPGTSMSRCYNEQAFIDSLWTMIHVIRRPLKNFEDFIVGHFLVRAHDILGACKAYMEGAQVGYWVKREVHEVDRHFKSYMEQFKISLRDPMEKLASEFARIGAMN, from the exons ATGGATCTCATGAGGGCTGTAATTATTGGAGCAGACGGGACTCCTTACCATGACGGTCTTTTCTTTTTCGATCTTTACTTACCTGGTGGCTTTCCCAATGTACCGCCG GAAGTCTACTTCCACAATCAACATGCTTCTTCTAAGTTGAATCCAATTTCTGGAGCTTACGGCTCTTTATGCCTTAGTCTACTTAACACTTGGGATGGCAAAAAGAATGAGCGTTGGCGTCCACATGTTTCAACAATTCTACAGGTTCTAGTCTCCATTCAAGGTCTAGTCTTGACTGAAGAGCCTTTCTTTAATCTACCTTCTGGCTATGTTCATGGTTTAGAACCAGGCACAAGTATGTCCCGGTGTTATAACGAGCAGGCATTCATTGATTCACTGTGGACAATGATACATGTGATTAGAAGGCCTCTAAAG aATTTTGAGGATTTTATAGTGGGGCATTTCCTCGTCCGAGCTCATGATATTCTAGGGGCATGCAAGGCATACATGGAAGGTGCTCAAGTGGGTTATTGGGTCAAACGTGAGGTTCATGAGGTTGATCGGCACTTCAAAAGTTACATGGAGCAGTTTAAGATTTCTTTACGTGATCCGATGGAAAAGCTTGCCAGTGAGTTTGCAAGAATTGGAGCTATGAACTGA
- the LOC11445619 gene encoding pentatricopeptide repeat-containing protein At3g04760, chloroplastic — translation MAILRLNHYLLRKALASRFCGNPLSCIALNLSHYSVLGSDSTASFEAQCKGKFNTENFNDGFGKMGHGFSDESRFVASVDDDLDEEDEVEENGSSDIDESFEFISSFDGNGSNKQRENIARFEIDESEFRHPIVREVCRLISLRSNWNPKFEENLRHLLRSLNPRLVCAVLRSQDDERIALDFFYWADRQWRYRHDAIVYYTMLDILSKTRLCQGARRILRLMTRRGIERSPEAFSYVMVSYSRAGMLRNALRILTLMQKAGVEPDLSICNTAIYVLVKGNKLEKALRFLERMKVAGIEPDIVSYNCLIKGYCDVHRIDDALELIAEMPFKGCPPDKVSYYTVMAFLCKDRKVEEVKRLMENMVQNSNLIPDQVTYNTLIYALSKHGHADDALVFLREAEEKGFHIDKVGYSAVVDSFCKNKNIDKAKSLVIDMYSKGCNPDVVTYTAIIDGFCRVGKIDEAKKMLQQMYKHGCKPNTVTYTVLLNGLCHNGKSLEAREMINVSEEHWWTPNAITYSAVMHGLRREGKLSEACDLTREMIEKGFLPNPVDINLLIQSLCRNQNVVGAKKYLEECLHKGCAVNVVNFTSVIYGFCQIGDLDAALSMLEDMYLSNKHPDAITYTTLFDALGKKSRLDEASELIVKMLGKGIDPTPVTYRAVIHRFCQWGRVDDMMKLLEKMIARQPFKTVYNQVIEKLCYFGNREEAEKLLGKVLRTASKLDAKTCHILIESYLIDGNALSAYKVACQMFRRNLIPDLKLCEKVTKKLVLDGMPAEADDLMLRFVERGIQTE, via the coding sequence atggcaATTTTGAGGTTGAATCATTATCTATTGAGAAAAGCTTTAGCTTCCCGTTTTTGCGGTAACCCTTTGTCATGTATTGCTTTGAATTTGAGTCATTATTCTGTTTTGGGTTCTGATTCAACCGCTAGTTTTGAAGCTCAATGTAAGGGTAAATTTAATACTGAGAATTTCAATGATGGTTTTGGGAAAATGGGTCATGGGTTTTCTGATGAATCACGTTTTGTTGCaagtgttgatgatgatttagatgaagaagatgaagttgaagaaaatgGTAGTAGTGATATTGATGAGAGTTTTGAGTTTATTAGTTCTTTTGATGGGAATGGTAGTAACAAACAGAGAGAAAATATTGCAAGATTTGAGATTGATGAGAGTGAATTTAGACACCCAATTGTTAGGGAGGTTTGTAGGTTGATTTCACTTAGGTCAAATTGGAATCctaaatttgaagaaaatttgagGCATTTATTAAGGAGTCTTAATCCTCGACTTGTTTGTGCTGTTTTGCGGTCTCAGGATGATGAAAGGATtgctttggattttttttactgGGCTGATAGGCAATGGCGGTATAGGCATGATGCTATTGTGTACTATACGATGTTGGATATACTTAGCAAGACCAGGTTGTGTCAAGGAGCAAGGCGGATTCTTCGGCTTATGACTCGCCGAGGAATTGAACGTTCGCCTGAGGCTTTTAGTTATGTGATGGTGTCTTATAGCCGTGCGGGGATGTTGAGGAATGCATTGCGAATTCTGACCTTGATGCAGAAAGCTGGAGTCGAGCCTGATTTGTCTATATGTAACACTGCTATCTATGTTTTAGTGAAGGGAAATAAATTGGAAAAGGCGTTGAGATTCTTGGAACGAATGAAGGTTGCTGGAATTGAACCTGATATTGTCAGTTATAACTGTTTGATCAAAGGTTACTGCGACGTACATAGGATTGATGATGCATTGGAGCTTATTGCAGAAATGCCATTTAAGGGATGCCCTCCAGATAAAGTAAGTTATTATACTGTGATGGCTTTCCTTTGTAAGGATAGAAAAGTTGAAGAAGTAAAGCGTTTAATGGAGAATATGGTTCAAAACAGTAACTTAATACCGGATCAGGTTACATATAATACACTAATTTACGCACTTTCAAAGCACGGACACGCAGATGATGCTCTTGTTTTCCTAAGGGAAGCAGAAGAGAAGGGTTTCCACATTGATAAGGTTGGGTATAGTGCAGTAGTTGACTCgttctgtaaaaataaaaacatagatAAGGCGAAGAGTTTAGTGATCGATATGTACTCAAAAGGTTGTAATCCTGATGTAGTAACATATACTGCTATTATCGATGGGTTTTGTCGTGTGGGGAAGATAGATGAAGCGAAAAAGATGCTGCAGCAGATGTACAAACACGGGTGCAAGCCAAATACTGTTACATATACAGTCTTGTTGAATGGGCTCTGTCACAATGGAAAATCATTAGAGGCTAGGGAGATGATAAATGTAAGTGAGGAGCATTGGTGGACCCCAAATGCCATCACTTATAGTGCTGTAATGCACGGGCTTCGTAGGGAGGGAAAATTGTCCGAGGCCTGTGATTTGACTAGGGAAATGATTGAAAAAGGTTTTCTCCCAAATCCGGTTGACATTAACCTGCTAATACAGTCGCTTTGTCGAAATCAAAATGTAGTAGGGGCTAAAAAATACTTAGAAGAATGTCTGCATAAGGGCTGTGCCGTTAATGTTGTAAACTTTACTAGTGTAATTTATGGTTTCTGTCAGATCGGTGACTTGGACGCAGCTCTATCAATGCTAGAGGACATGTATTTAAGCAATAAACATCCTGATGCAATCACATATACAACATTGTTTGATGCATTGGGGAAGAAAAGTAGGTTGGATGAGGCTTCTGAGTTAATTGTAAAGATGCTTGGCAAGGGAATCGATCCTACTCCGGTAACTTACAGGGCTGTTATTCACCGTTTTTGTCAATGGGGAAGAGTGGACGATATGATGAAATTATTAGAAAAGATGATTGCTAGGCAGCCATTTAAAACTGTATACAATCAAGTCATTGAGAAGCTTTGTTATTTTGGGAACCGTGAGGAGGCCGAGAAACTACTAGGGAAGGTTTTGAGAACAGCATCAAAACTTGATGCTAAAACATGTCATATTCTGATAGAGAGCTATTTGATTGATGGGAATGCTCTATCAGCATATAAAGTGGCTTGTCAAATGTTTAGACGAAATTTGATTCCTGATTTAAAATTGTGTGAGAAAGTGACCAAGAAACTGGTGTTAGATGGTATGCCGGCGGAGGCTGATGACCTTATGCTAAGATTTGTTGAGCGTGGAATACAAACAGAATGA
- the LOC11440819 gene encoding serine carboxypeptidase-like 12 isoform X2: MTKFSSTYGKILLSVFLLLSNISFQVATCGSIVKFLPGFQGPLPFVLETGYVGVGEKEDVQVFYYFIESEKNPKDDPLILWLTGGPGCSALSGLMLEIGPLEFKKEEYNGSLPNLILKPHSWTKVSSIIFVDLPVSTGFTYATTEESGAKRSDWILVHQTYQFLRKWLVDHPKFQSNEVYIAGDSYSGIPIPVVVQEIAQGNEKGVQPWINLQGYILGNGVTTRKERNYAIPFAHGMGLISDELYESLQKNCNGDYVNAETRNVLCSKDINSFSESYSYFLMGFWANDDNVRKALHIRKGSIGKWHRCTYNIRHNADIPNSYDYHVNLSRKGIRSLIYNGDHDMTVPFLATQAWIRSLNYSIVDDWRQWYTDDQVAGYTRTYSNQMTFATVKGGGHTAPEFRPKECFDMFSRWISKRAL, translated from the exons ATGACAAAGTTTAGTTCAACTTATGGgaaaattcttctttctgtttttcttttacTATCAAATATTTCCTTTCAAGTTGCAACATGTGGCTCTATAGTAAAGTTTCTTCCTGGATTTCAAGGACCCCTTCCTTTTGTGCTTGAAACCGG gTATGTGGGAGTGGGTGAGAAGGAGGATGTGCAAGTGTTCTACTATTTCATTGAATCAGAGAAGAATCCAAAGGATGATCCTCTCATACTTTGGCTAACTGGTGGACCTGGTTGCTCTGCTTTGTCTGGTCTTATGCTTGAAATTG GTCCACTTGAGTTTAAAAAGGAGGAATACAATGGGAGCCTGCCTAATCTGATCTTGAAGCCACATTCCTGGACAAAG GTGAGTAGTATTATATTTGTAGATTTGCCGGTTTCCACAGGCTTCACTTATGCCACAACAGAAGAATCTGGTGCTAAACGAAGCGACTGGATATTAGTTCACCAAACTTATCAATTTTTAAGGAAG TGGTTGGTTGATCATCCAAAGTTTCAATCAAACGAAGTTTACATTGCTGGTGATTCATACTCTGGCATTCCTATTCCTGTCGTTGTTCAAGAAATTGCACAAG GAAATGAAAAAGGGGTCCAACCATGGATAAATCTCCAG GGTTACATATTGGGGAATGGTGTAACAACTAGAAAGGAAAGAAACTATGCGATCCCATTTGCTCATGGAATGGGACTCATATCTGATGAACTATATGAG TCACTGCAAAAAAATTGTAACGGAGACTATGTAAATGCAGAGACCAGAAATGTTTTATGTTCCAAAGATATCAATTCATTCAGTGAg AGTTATTCATATTTCCTTATGGGTTTCTGGGCTAATGATGATAATGTTCGCAAAGCACTACACATACGTAAG GGAAGTATTGGAAAATGGCATCGTTGCACCTACAATATACGTCATAATGCTGATATCCCTAACAGCTATGATTATCATGTAAATCTCAGTAGAAAAGGCATTCGTTCACTAATTTACAA CGGCGATCATGACATGACAGTTCCATTCTTGGCAACACAAGCATGGATAAGATCTTTAAACTATTCCATTGTTGATGATTGGAGACAGTGGTATACAGATGACCAAGTTGCAGG ATACACAAGGACTTACTCCAATCAGATGACATTTGCAACTGTGAAG GGTGGAGGACACACAGCTCCGGAGTTCCGGCCTAAAGAATGTTTTGACATGTTTAGTAGGTGGATATCTAAGAGAGCTTTGTag